One Triticum dicoccoides isolate Atlit2015 ecotype Zavitan chromosome 4B, WEW_v2.0, whole genome shotgun sequence genomic window carries:
- the LOC119294695 gene encoding uncharacterized protein At4g38062-like isoform X1: MSRSFFPTCSSHKAEMEEMSKELDGLRSEAEARAAECRAKSALVDGLRREAAEQAARLREARAEVERQAGEIAAKGQEASSAKEACQGLRARFAEKEQAFRHLCAAHDGLKASLRERGEGWDAERRGLVAALEESEVKRLEQDVAMRSCNEEMSRLKRLLSEKEKRCSEAEQRALAQREVMMRDDTLAKLEEEKAAIQGKLKWKAEQFRHLEEALKKVRDEFRDAEKQWGSDRSTLADQIGALETKLDSKTRVAEEFRSRLEMCSQALAHEEGRRKLLEAEMSDLRHMYGNVVSEYEEARSTIELLTSKRDGEIASLRSSLAEKSTLLNEMEYCKARLDQENEDLRSSLKEYQEAQIGGADAAGMLKGLQEKFRALEQTHRSCTEKLSRKETEWKTKMGKLENDLDGCLSQLDSKDMLIRQLQNELLSSYSALELQTVENLEASIVRLAVEAKFSDSCSCIDTLKLNMQQRCEFFEQNVAAVKNQLEEKNLIIAQSQAEQAHQLEVMATLRGRIEQLEYMEQEHEKMQTQLGAYKEMLDNASRNVHCLKEETAEKEKSLQEELGKALSDLDEAHRDLADQKSQLSQFEISLHQQKQAVEHLEKLKVDLETELKGYMHDNHVLKRDLDVALNAKIGTEVSHREEREKLLGALNETNCALSDSKSKLCENEITLHQQKQEVDHLEELRVDMETKLKGYVDENDVLKRDLDVATIAKMKAEEIHTEEKEKLLFALNEANFTVSEMKEELDQLKINIHQQKQAVECLEKIKVDMQTELKGYVDENNVLKKDLDVATIAKMKAEEINTEENEKLLFALNEANFAVSEMKEELDQLKINIHQQKQALESLRKLKVDMQTNLKGYKDENCALKRDLVLSLVAKFEVEGTLREEKDKLSSIVDERDRNIKELQQYISALEEDNLGQKLDMASLIKSEVKKSILEVNNRYSEIVEVFDKKLLELETRLGFFEQKYTRREHEIMEIFDQEEADWYMLIAEKEDAIADIQQIVESVQLNIKHLLDAAASKLSEVQLEVQQLYGFAENLNSLNLIQEHDSYFKDMLIEECQRELVALQMKLVLEKEQSSNLKHVLEKLKAETTAEILEKAKEHLEVVNKLKYLEESKEILEEHLEELKSRTKDICDVAVQERKQLVDELNGITCTIGAAIHADEDLNASLARIMQKANIEEPLLSSSSKEMHSLEKPNVRTHSPLTRNKSAALPDRRLPLKENNY, encoded by the exons ATGTCCCGCTCCTTCTTCCCGACCTGCTCCTCCCACAAAG CCGAGATGGAGGAGATGAGCAAGGAGCTGGACGGCCTGCGGTCCGAGGCGGAGGCCCGCGCCGCCGAGTGCCGCGCCAAGTCGGCCCTCGTGGACGGGCTCAGGCGGGAGGCCGCCGAGCAGGCCGCCCGGCTGCGGGAGGCCCGGGCGGAGGTCGAGCGGCAGGCGGGGGAGATCGCCGCCAAGGGCCAGGAGGCCTCCTCCGCGAAGGAGGCGTGCCAGGGCCTCAGGGCCAGGTTCGCGGAGAAGGAGCAGGCCTTCCGGCACCTCTGCGCCGCCCACGACGGCCTCAAGGCCAGCCTCCGGGAGAGGGGCGAGGGCTGGGACGCCGAGAGGAGGGGGCTCGTCGCCGCGCTGGAGGAGTCCGAGGTGAAGCGGCTGGAGCAGGACGTGGCCATGCGCTCCTGCAACGAGGAGATGAGCCGGCTCAAGAGGCTCCTGTCAGAGAAGGAGAAGAGGTGCTCGGAGGCCGAGCAGAGGGCATTGGCACAGAGGGAGGTCATGATGAGGGACGACACCCTCGCCAAGCTGGAGGAGGAGAAGGCCGCCATCCAGGGCAAGCTCAAGTGGAAGGCGGAGCAGTTTCGGCACCTCGAGGAGGCCCTCAAGAAGGTCCGGGATGAGTTCAGAGACGCCGAGAAGCAGTGGGGCTCCGACCGATCAACCTTGGCTGATCAGATCGGCGCTCTCGAGACCAAGTTGGATTCCAAGACGAGGGTAGCCGAGGAATTCCGGTCGAGGCTCGAAATGTGCAGCCAGGCGTTGGCCCACGAGGAAGGCCGCAGGAAGCTGCTCGAAGCAGAGATGTCTGATCTGAGGCACATGTATGGCAATGTGGTTTCCGAGTATGAGGAGGCCAGGTCGACCATTGAGCTGCTGACGTCGAAGAGGGATGGTGAGATTGCGTCCTTGAGGAGCTCACTGGCTGAGAAATCCACTTTGCTCAATGAGATGGAGTATTGTAAGGCGCGCCTTGATCAAGAGAATGAGGACCTGCGGTCTTCGCTCAAGGAGTACCAAGAGGCTCAGATCGGTGGTGCAGATGCTGCAGGGATGTTGAAGGGTCTGCAGGAGAAATTCCGAGCTTTGGAGCAGACACACAGAAGCTGCACTGAGAAACTGAGTCGTAAAGAAACAGAGTGGAAAACAAAGATGGGAAAGCTTGAGAATGATCTTGATGGATGCTTGTCACAGCTGGATTCCAAAGATATGCTAATCAGGCAGTTGCAGAATGAGTTGCTGAGCAGCTATAGCGCACTGGAGCTCCAAACTGTAGAGAACTTGGAAGCTTCGATAGTCCGTCTTGCTGTAGAGGCAAAGTTTTCTGATTCCTGCTCATGCATTGATACTTTAAAACTGAATATGCAGCAGCGCTGTGAATTTTTTGAGCAAAATGTTGCTGCTGTGAAAAATCAATTGGAGGAAAAGAACCTTATCATTGCTCAGTCCCAAGCTGAACAGGCACACCAATTGGAGGTAATGGCGACACTGCGTGGAAGAATTGAACAGCTAGAATATATGGAGCAGGAACATGAAAAGATGCAAACGCAACTTGGGGCATACAAAGAAATGCTGGACAATGCATCAAGAAATGTTCACTGCTTAAAAGAAGAAACTGCAGAGAAGGAAAAGAGCCTACAGGAGGAATTGGGGAAAGCTTTAAGTGATCTGGATGAAGCACACCGTGACCTTGCTGATCAGAAAAGCCAACTGAGCCAATTCGAAATCAGTCTCCATCAGCAAAAGCAAGCGGTGGAGCATTTGGAAAAGCTAAAGGTTGACTTGGAGACTGAACTCAAGGGTTATATGCATGACAACCATGTACTGAAGAGAGATCTGGATGTTGCTCTTAACGCCAAAATTGGAACTGAGGTGTCACACAGGGAAGAAAGGGAGAAGTTACTAGGTGCTCTTAATGAAACAAACTGCGCCCTTTCCGATAGTAAGAGCAAGCTTTGTGAGAACGAAATCACTCTTCATCAGCAAAAGCAAGAAGTAGATCATCTGGAAGAGCTGAGAGTTGATATGGAGACTAAACTCAAGGGCTACGTTGATGAAAATGATGTATTGAAGAGGGATCTTGATGTCGCAACTATTGCTAAAATGAAAGCTGAGGAGATCCACACAGAAGAAAAGGAGAAGCTATTGTTTGCTCTCAATGAAGCAAACTTTACTGTTTCtgagatgaaggaagagctggacCAACTCAAGATCAATATTCACCAGCAAAAGCAAGCAGTGGAGTGTTTGGAAAAAATAAAAGTTGACATGCAAACTGAACTCAAGGGCTATGTGGATGAAAACAATGTATTGAAGAAGGATCTTGATGTCGCGACTATTGCTAAAATGAAAGCTGAGGAGATCAACACAGAAGAAAATGAGAAGTTACTGTTTGCTCTCAATGAAGCAAATTTTGCCGTTTCtgagatgaaggaagagctggacCAACTCAAGATCAATATTCATCAGCAAAAGCAAGCACTGGAGAGTTTGCGAAAGTTAAAAGTTGACATGCAAACTAACCTCAAGGGCTATAAGGATGAAAATTGTGCACTAAAGAGAGACCTGGTTCTTTCTCTTGTTGCCAAATTCGAAGTTGAGGGCACCCTTAGAGAAGAGAAGGATAAGTTATCAAGCATAGTTGATGAGAGAGACAGGAACATCAAGGAGCTTCAGCAATACATCAGTGCGCTGGAAGAAGATAATTTGGGTCAAAAACTTGATATGGCCAGTCTTATCAAGTCAGAGGTTAAGAAATCCATTCTAGAAGTGAACAACAGGTACTCTGAAATTGTTGAAGTCTTTGACAAAAAGCTCTTGGAGCTTGAAACAAGGCTTGGCTTTTTTGAGCAGAAATACACACGTAGAGAGCATGAGATCATGGAAATATTTGATCAAGAGGAGGCAGATTGGTATATGCTAATTGCAGAGAAGGAAGATGCTATTGCTGACATTCAACAAATTGTTGAGTCTGTTCAACTTAACATAAAGCATCTTCTTGATGCTGCTGCATCAAAGCTCTCAGAAGTTCAGCTTGAGGTCCAGCAGCTTTATGGCTTTGCGGAAAATCTGAATTCTCTGAATCTCATCCAAGAGCATGACAGTTATTTCAAAGACATGCTCATTGAAGAGTGCCAAAGAGAGCTGGTGGCCCTGCAAATGAAATTAGTTCTAGAGAAAGAACAGTCTAGCAATTTGAAGCATGTTCTTGAGAAACTCAAAGCTGAAACCACTGCGGAGATATTAGAGAAGGCAAAGGAGCATCTGGAAGTAGTAAATAAGCTGAAATATTTGGAGGAAAGTAAAGAAATATTAGAAGAACATTTGGAAGAGTTGAAATCCAGAACAAAGGATATATGTGATGTCGCTGTTCAAGAAAGGAAACAGTTAGTTGATGAGCTGAATGGAATCACCTGTACCATTGGAGCAGCAATTCATGCAGATGAAGATCTGAATGCAAGCTTGGCAAGGATCATGCAGAAAGCTAACATTGAGGAACCTCTCTTGAGTTCTAGCAGCAAAGAAATGCATAGCTTAGAGAAACCAAACGTGAGAACTCATTCGCCCCTGACCAGGAACAAATCTGCAGCTCTCCCAGATAGAAGATTACCACTAAAAGAGAACAACTATTAG
- the LOC119294695 gene encoding uncharacterized protein At4g38062-like isoform X2 translates to MEEMSKELDGLRSEAEARAAECRAKSALVDGLRREAAEQAARLREARAEVERQAGEIAAKGQEASSAKEACQGLRARFAEKEQAFRHLCAAHDGLKASLRERGEGWDAERRGLVAALEESEVKRLEQDVAMRSCNEEMSRLKRLLSEKEKRCSEAEQRALAQREVMMRDDTLAKLEEEKAAIQGKLKWKAEQFRHLEEALKKVRDEFRDAEKQWGSDRSTLADQIGALETKLDSKTRVAEEFRSRLEMCSQALAHEEGRRKLLEAEMSDLRHMYGNVVSEYEEARSTIELLTSKRDGEIASLRSSLAEKSTLLNEMEYCKARLDQENEDLRSSLKEYQEAQIGGADAAGMLKGLQEKFRALEQTHRSCTEKLSRKETEWKTKMGKLENDLDGCLSQLDSKDMLIRQLQNELLSSYSALELQTVENLEASIVRLAVEAKFSDSCSCIDTLKLNMQQRCEFFEQNVAAVKNQLEEKNLIIAQSQAEQAHQLEVMATLRGRIEQLEYMEQEHEKMQTQLGAYKEMLDNASRNVHCLKEETAEKEKSLQEELGKALSDLDEAHRDLADQKSQLSQFEISLHQQKQAVEHLEKLKVDLETELKGYMHDNHVLKRDLDVALNAKIGTEVSHREEREKLLGALNETNCALSDSKSKLCENEITLHQQKQEVDHLEELRVDMETKLKGYVDENDVLKRDLDVATIAKMKAEEIHTEEKEKLLFALNEANFTVSEMKEELDQLKINIHQQKQAVECLEKIKVDMQTELKGYVDENNVLKKDLDVATIAKMKAEEINTEENEKLLFALNEANFAVSEMKEELDQLKINIHQQKQALESLRKLKVDMQTNLKGYKDENCALKRDLVLSLVAKFEVEGTLREEKDKLSSIVDERDRNIKELQQYISALEEDNLGQKLDMASLIKSEVKKSILEVNNRYSEIVEVFDKKLLELETRLGFFEQKYTRREHEIMEIFDQEEADWYMLIAEKEDAIADIQQIVESVQLNIKHLLDAAASKLSEVQLEVQQLYGFAENLNSLNLIQEHDSYFKDMLIEECQRELVALQMKLVLEKEQSSNLKHVLEKLKAETTAEILEKAKEHLEVVNKLKYLEESKEILEEHLEELKSRTKDICDVAVQERKQLVDELNGITCTIGAAIHADEDLNASLARIMQKANIEEPLLSSSSKEMHSLEKPNVRTHSPLTRNKSAALPDRRLPLKENNY, encoded by the coding sequence ATGGAGGAGATGAGCAAGGAGCTGGACGGCCTGCGGTCCGAGGCGGAGGCCCGCGCCGCCGAGTGCCGCGCCAAGTCGGCCCTCGTGGACGGGCTCAGGCGGGAGGCCGCCGAGCAGGCCGCCCGGCTGCGGGAGGCCCGGGCGGAGGTCGAGCGGCAGGCGGGGGAGATCGCCGCCAAGGGCCAGGAGGCCTCCTCCGCGAAGGAGGCGTGCCAGGGCCTCAGGGCCAGGTTCGCGGAGAAGGAGCAGGCCTTCCGGCACCTCTGCGCCGCCCACGACGGCCTCAAGGCCAGCCTCCGGGAGAGGGGCGAGGGCTGGGACGCCGAGAGGAGGGGGCTCGTCGCCGCGCTGGAGGAGTCCGAGGTGAAGCGGCTGGAGCAGGACGTGGCCATGCGCTCCTGCAACGAGGAGATGAGCCGGCTCAAGAGGCTCCTGTCAGAGAAGGAGAAGAGGTGCTCGGAGGCCGAGCAGAGGGCATTGGCACAGAGGGAGGTCATGATGAGGGACGACACCCTCGCCAAGCTGGAGGAGGAGAAGGCCGCCATCCAGGGCAAGCTCAAGTGGAAGGCGGAGCAGTTTCGGCACCTCGAGGAGGCCCTCAAGAAGGTCCGGGATGAGTTCAGAGACGCCGAGAAGCAGTGGGGCTCCGACCGATCAACCTTGGCTGATCAGATCGGCGCTCTCGAGACCAAGTTGGATTCCAAGACGAGGGTAGCCGAGGAATTCCGGTCGAGGCTCGAAATGTGCAGCCAGGCGTTGGCCCACGAGGAAGGCCGCAGGAAGCTGCTCGAAGCAGAGATGTCTGATCTGAGGCACATGTATGGCAATGTGGTTTCCGAGTATGAGGAGGCCAGGTCGACCATTGAGCTGCTGACGTCGAAGAGGGATGGTGAGATTGCGTCCTTGAGGAGCTCACTGGCTGAGAAATCCACTTTGCTCAATGAGATGGAGTATTGTAAGGCGCGCCTTGATCAAGAGAATGAGGACCTGCGGTCTTCGCTCAAGGAGTACCAAGAGGCTCAGATCGGTGGTGCAGATGCTGCAGGGATGTTGAAGGGTCTGCAGGAGAAATTCCGAGCTTTGGAGCAGACACACAGAAGCTGCACTGAGAAACTGAGTCGTAAAGAAACAGAGTGGAAAACAAAGATGGGAAAGCTTGAGAATGATCTTGATGGATGCTTGTCACAGCTGGATTCCAAAGATATGCTAATCAGGCAGTTGCAGAATGAGTTGCTGAGCAGCTATAGCGCACTGGAGCTCCAAACTGTAGAGAACTTGGAAGCTTCGATAGTCCGTCTTGCTGTAGAGGCAAAGTTTTCTGATTCCTGCTCATGCATTGATACTTTAAAACTGAATATGCAGCAGCGCTGTGAATTTTTTGAGCAAAATGTTGCTGCTGTGAAAAATCAATTGGAGGAAAAGAACCTTATCATTGCTCAGTCCCAAGCTGAACAGGCACACCAATTGGAGGTAATGGCGACACTGCGTGGAAGAATTGAACAGCTAGAATATATGGAGCAGGAACATGAAAAGATGCAAACGCAACTTGGGGCATACAAAGAAATGCTGGACAATGCATCAAGAAATGTTCACTGCTTAAAAGAAGAAACTGCAGAGAAGGAAAAGAGCCTACAGGAGGAATTGGGGAAAGCTTTAAGTGATCTGGATGAAGCACACCGTGACCTTGCTGATCAGAAAAGCCAACTGAGCCAATTCGAAATCAGTCTCCATCAGCAAAAGCAAGCGGTGGAGCATTTGGAAAAGCTAAAGGTTGACTTGGAGACTGAACTCAAGGGTTATATGCATGACAACCATGTACTGAAGAGAGATCTGGATGTTGCTCTTAACGCCAAAATTGGAACTGAGGTGTCACACAGGGAAGAAAGGGAGAAGTTACTAGGTGCTCTTAATGAAACAAACTGCGCCCTTTCCGATAGTAAGAGCAAGCTTTGTGAGAACGAAATCACTCTTCATCAGCAAAAGCAAGAAGTAGATCATCTGGAAGAGCTGAGAGTTGATATGGAGACTAAACTCAAGGGCTACGTTGATGAAAATGATGTATTGAAGAGGGATCTTGATGTCGCAACTATTGCTAAAATGAAAGCTGAGGAGATCCACACAGAAGAAAAGGAGAAGCTATTGTTTGCTCTCAATGAAGCAAACTTTACTGTTTCtgagatgaaggaagagctggacCAACTCAAGATCAATATTCACCAGCAAAAGCAAGCAGTGGAGTGTTTGGAAAAAATAAAAGTTGACATGCAAACTGAACTCAAGGGCTATGTGGATGAAAACAATGTATTGAAGAAGGATCTTGATGTCGCGACTATTGCTAAAATGAAAGCTGAGGAGATCAACACAGAAGAAAATGAGAAGTTACTGTTTGCTCTCAATGAAGCAAATTTTGCCGTTTCtgagatgaaggaagagctggacCAACTCAAGATCAATATTCATCAGCAAAAGCAAGCACTGGAGAGTTTGCGAAAGTTAAAAGTTGACATGCAAACTAACCTCAAGGGCTATAAGGATGAAAATTGTGCACTAAAGAGAGACCTGGTTCTTTCTCTTGTTGCCAAATTCGAAGTTGAGGGCACCCTTAGAGAAGAGAAGGATAAGTTATCAAGCATAGTTGATGAGAGAGACAGGAACATCAAGGAGCTTCAGCAATACATCAGTGCGCTGGAAGAAGATAATTTGGGTCAAAAACTTGATATGGCCAGTCTTATCAAGTCAGAGGTTAAGAAATCCATTCTAGAAGTGAACAACAGGTACTCTGAAATTGTTGAAGTCTTTGACAAAAAGCTCTTGGAGCTTGAAACAAGGCTTGGCTTTTTTGAGCAGAAATACACACGTAGAGAGCATGAGATCATGGAAATATTTGATCAAGAGGAGGCAGATTGGTATATGCTAATTGCAGAGAAGGAAGATGCTATTGCTGACATTCAACAAATTGTTGAGTCTGTTCAACTTAACATAAAGCATCTTCTTGATGCTGCTGCATCAAAGCTCTCAGAAGTTCAGCTTGAGGTCCAGCAGCTTTATGGCTTTGCGGAAAATCTGAATTCTCTGAATCTCATCCAAGAGCATGACAGTTATTTCAAAGACATGCTCATTGAAGAGTGCCAAAGAGAGCTGGTGGCCCTGCAAATGAAATTAGTTCTAGAGAAAGAACAGTCTAGCAATTTGAAGCATGTTCTTGAGAAACTCAAAGCTGAAACCACTGCGGAGATATTAGAGAAGGCAAAGGAGCATCTGGAAGTAGTAAATAAGCTGAAATATTTGGAGGAAAGTAAAGAAATATTAGAAGAACATTTGGAAGAGTTGAAATCCAGAACAAAGGATATATGTGATGTCGCTGTTCAAGAAAGGAAACAGTTAGTTGATGAGCTGAATGGAATCACCTGTACCATTGGAGCAGCAATTCATGCAGATGAAGATCTGAATGCAAGCTTGGCAAGGATCATGCAGAAAGCTAACATTGAGGAACCTCTCTTGAGTTCTAGCAGCAAAGAAATGCATAGCTTAGAGAAACCAAACGTGAGAACTCATTCGCCCCTGACCAGGAACAAATCTGCAGCTCTCCCAGATAGAAGATTACCACTAAAAGAGAACAACTATTAG
- the LOC119294696 gene encoding 1,4-dihydroxy-2-naphthoyl-CoA thioesterase 1-like yields MGDATASAPASTKTAELDAPLSALGFEIEEVSPSRLTGRLVVTDTCCQPFKVLHGGVSALIAEGLASMGAHMASGYRRVAGMQLSINHFRSAAAGDTVLARAVPVHIGRSTQVWEVKLWKMDASTQGEGPQIAEARVTLLCNLPVPDEMKSAGESLRKYSKL; encoded by the exons ATGGGCGACGCCACGGCCTCGGCCCCGGCGAGCACCAAGACGGCGGAGCTGGACGCCCCGCTCAGCGCGCTGGGCTtcgagatcgaggaggtctcgccgTCGCGGCTCACCGGCCGCCTCGTCGTCACGGACACCTGCTGCCAG CCGTTCAAGGTGCTGCACGGCGGCGTGTCGGCGCTGATCGCGGAGGGCCTGGCGAGCATGGGCGCGCACATGGCGTCGGGCTACCGCCGCGTCGCCGGCATGCAGCTCAGCATCAACCACTTCCggagcgccgccgccggcgacACCGTCCTCGCGCGGGCCGTCCCCGTCCACATCGGCCGCTCCACCCAG GTATGGGAGGTGAAGCTCTGGAAGATGGATGCATCCACACAGGGGGAAGGGCCTCAAATCGCCGAGGCAAGGGTCACGCTCCTCTGTAATCTACCCGTGCCGGATGAGATGAAAAGTGCGGGAGAATCCCTTAGAAAATACTCTAAACTGTAA